One genomic region from Pseudophryne corroboree isolate aPseCor3 unplaced genomic scaffold, aPseCor3.hap2 scaffold_1353, whole genome shotgun sequence encodes:
- the LOC134995000 gene encoding uncharacterized protein LOC134995000 isoform X1, with product MSRLGMAECFGGMGAFFQAPYSSLKTCTSFIFIMGNKKRKPKWTVTVRKNMHTAGMYSKHSMRTPLIKGFRNYLVKTLEVCNSKQEVENVARYLYFMDPQKASMEFVENIEKTNLYFTKLGETGLCSQTQFNYLKSIRRFIQYQTTATNLGATDPQLFQACRHFLKVINAIQKKLCKGVSREKVIKKYKRLTKDPLQPLDCNQLLDVAKPDFLNCIYRADIGDKLLVKDKICILYYLEALLILKHLQRPGVVANMTVEEWHERVRHTFTSECISEILVIIGVKNHKTAANQVETFALTEEEEMWFKTYFDVVRPSLVKEDNPQEAFFISTSGNKIYKVSNDLRHFHVKHRLQNITSQMVRRACETWILSQYSDVQKSLFAKYLGHTNLTADRHYREKTLHNICLGSRLVTQLGYKSEGVDTQKSSGEELQDQSLSHWHHCKKERKDRHYKKRVKNIIRAFPAQRPSIVKLTKYIKKKNGNLV from the exons GGGGATGGGTGCATTCTTTCAAGCACCTTATAGCTCTCTGAAAACATGTACAAGTTTCATTTTCATCATGGGGAACAAGAAAAGAAA ACCCAAATGGACTGTGACAGTGCggaagaatatgcacacagctggaaTGTATTCCAAGCATTCTATGCGTACACCATTAATAAAGGGTTTCAGGAATTATTTGGTGAAGACATTGGAAGTGTGCAACAGCAAACAAGAg gtggaaaatgttgcacGGTATTTGTATTTCATGGACCCACAAAAAGCTTCCATGGAGTTTGTGGAGAACATAGAAAAAACTAATCTCTACTTCACAAAGCTTGGAGAAACAGGTCTCTGTAGCCAAACACAATTTAATTATTTAAAAAGTATACGGAGATTTATACAATATCAGACAACAGCCACCAATCTTGGAGCAACTGATCCACAGCTATTTCAAGCCTGCAGACATTTTCTTAAAGTAATCAATGCAATTCAGAAAAAACTGTGTAAAGGTGTATCGAGGGAAAAGGTCATCAAAAA GTACAAAAGATTGACAAAAGATCCATTGCAGCCACTGGATTGTAATCAGCTACTAGATGTTGCAAAACCAGATTTCCTGAATTGCATCTACAGGGCTGATATCGGTGATAAACTGTTGGTCAAAGATAAGATCTGTATTCTGTACTATCTAGAGGCATTACTTATCTTGAAACACCTCCAAAGACCTGGAGTGGTTGCTAATATGACT GTTGAGGAATGGCATGAACGGGTTCGTCACACCTTCACATCAGAATGTATTTCCGAAATCCTTGTTATCATAGGAGTTAAAAACCATAAAACTGCTGCAAATCAAGTGGAGACGTTTGCGCTCACAGAAGAAGAAGAAATG TGGTTCAAAACTTATTTTGATGTGGTACGGCCTTCATTAGTAAAAGAAGATAATCCCCAAGAAGCATTTTTTATATCAACATCgggaaataaaatatataaagttTCTAACGACCTTCGTCACTTTCATGTAAA GCATAGACTGCAAAATATTACAAGCCAGATGGTACGGAGGGCATGTGAAACTTGGATTTTATCTCAGTACTCTGATGTTCAGAAGAGTCTCTTTGCCAAATATCTGGGACATACCAACTTGACAGCAGATCGACATTATAGGGAAAAGACATTACATAACATATGTCTTGGCTCAAGACTGGTCACCCAGCTTGGATATAAGAGTGAAGGAGTGGACACACAAAAAAGTTCAGG GGAAGAACTTCAAGACCAATCATTGTCACATTGGCATCACTGTAAAAAAGAAAGGAAAGATCGACACTATAAGAAGAGAGTAAAGAATATAATCA GGGCATTCCCAGCACAGCGCCCATCAATTGTCAAGttaacaaagtacataaaaaaaaaaaatggaaatttaGTGTAA
- the LOC134995000 gene encoding uncharacterized protein LOC134995000 isoform X3, translated as MSRLGMAECFGGMGAFFQAPYSSLKTCTSFIFIMGNKKRKPKWTVTVRKNMHTAGMYSKHSMRTPLIKGFRNYLVKTLEVCNSKQEVENVARYLYFMDPQKASMEFVENIEKTNLYFTKLGETGLCSQTQFNYLKSIRRFIQYQTTATNLGATDPQLFQACRHFLKVINAIQKKLCKGVSREKVIKKYKRLTKDPLQPLDCNQLLDVAKPDFLNCIYRADIGDKLLVKDKICILYYLEALLILKHLQRPGVVANMTVEEWHERVRHTFTSECISEILVIIGVKNHKTAANQVETFALTEEEEMWFKTYFDVVRPSLVKEDNPQEAFFISTSGNKIYKVSNDLRHFHVK; from the exons GGGGATGGGTGCATTCTTTCAAGCACCTTATAGCTCTCTGAAAACATGTACAAGTTTCATTTTCATCATGGGGAACAAGAAAAGAAA ACCCAAATGGACTGTGACAGTGCggaagaatatgcacacagctggaaTGTATTCCAAGCATTCTATGCGTACACCATTAATAAAGGGTTTCAGGAATTATTTGGTGAAGACATTGGAAGTGTGCAACAGCAAACAAGAg gtggaaaatgttgcacGGTATTTGTATTTCATGGACCCACAAAAAGCTTCCATGGAGTTTGTGGAGAACATAGAAAAAACTAATCTCTACTTCACAAAGCTTGGAGAAACAGGTCTCTGTAGCCAAACACAATTTAATTATTTAAAAAGTATACGGAGATTTATACAATATCAGACAACAGCCACCAATCTTGGAGCAACTGATCCACAGCTATTTCAAGCCTGCAGACATTTTCTTAAAGTAATCAATGCAATTCAGAAAAAACTGTGTAAAGGTGTATCGAGGGAAAAGGTCATCAAAAA GTACAAAAGATTGACAAAAGATCCATTGCAGCCACTGGATTGTAATCAGCTACTAGATGTTGCAAAACCAGATTTCCTGAATTGCATCTACAGGGCTGATATCGGTGATAAACTGTTGGTCAAAGATAAGATCTGTATTCTGTACTATCTAGAGGCATTACTTATCTTGAAACACCTCCAAAGACCTGGAGTGGTTGCTAATATGACT GTTGAGGAATGGCATGAACGGGTTCGTCACACCTTCACATCAGAATGTATTTCCGAAATCCTTGTTATCATAGGAGTTAAAAACCATAAAACTGCTGCAAATCAAGTGGAGACGTTTGCGCTCACAGAAGAAGAAGAAATG TGGTTCAAAACTTATTTTGATGTGGTACGGCCTTCATTAGTAAAAGAAGATAATCCCCAAGAAGCATTTTTTATATCAACATCgggaaataaaatatataaagttTCTAACGACCTTCGTCACTTTCATGTAAAGTAA
- the LOC134995000 gene encoding uncharacterized protein LOC134995000 isoform X2, translating to MGAFFQAPYSSLKTCTSFIFIMGNKKRKPKWTVTVRKNMHTAGMYSKHSMRTPLIKGFRNYLVKTLEVCNSKQEVENVARYLYFMDPQKASMEFVENIEKTNLYFTKLGETGLCSQTQFNYLKSIRRFIQYQTTATNLGATDPQLFQACRHFLKVINAIQKKLCKGVSREKVIKKYKRLTKDPLQPLDCNQLLDVAKPDFLNCIYRADIGDKLLVKDKICILYYLEALLILKHLQRPGVVANMTVEEWHERVRHTFTSECISEILVIIGVKNHKTAANQVETFALTEEEEMWFKTYFDVVRPSLVKEDNPQEAFFISTSGNKIYKVSNDLRHFHVKHRLQNITSQMVRRACETWILSQYSDVQKSLFAKYLGHTNLTADRHYREKTLHNICLGSRLVTQLGYKSEGVDTQKSSGEELQDQSLSHWHHCKKERKDRHYKKRVKNIIRAFPAQRPSIVKLTKYIKKKNGNLV from the exons ATGGGTGCATTCTTTCAAGCACCTTATAGCTCTCTGAAAACATGTACAAGTTTCATTTTCATCATGGGGAACAAGAAAAGAAA ACCCAAATGGACTGTGACAGTGCggaagaatatgcacacagctggaaTGTATTCCAAGCATTCTATGCGTACACCATTAATAAAGGGTTTCAGGAATTATTTGGTGAAGACATTGGAAGTGTGCAACAGCAAACAAGAg gtggaaaatgttgcacGGTATTTGTATTTCATGGACCCACAAAAAGCTTCCATGGAGTTTGTGGAGAACATAGAAAAAACTAATCTCTACTTCACAAAGCTTGGAGAAACAGGTCTCTGTAGCCAAACACAATTTAATTATTTAAAAAGTATACGGAGATTTATACAATATCAGACAACAGCCACCAATCTTGGAGCAACTGATCCACAGCTATTTCAAGCCTGCAGACATTTTCTTAAAGTAATCAATGCAATTCAGAAAAAACTGTGTAAAGGTGTATCGAGGGAAAAGGTCATCAAAAA GTACAAAAGATTGACAAAAGATCCATTGCAGCCACTGGATTGTAATCAGCTACTAGATGTTGCAAAACCAGATTTCCTGAATTGCATCTACAGGGCTGATATCGGTGATAAACTGTTGGTCAAAGATAAGATCTGTATTCTGTACTATCTAGAGGCATTACTTATCTTGAAACACCTCCAAAGACCTGGAGTGGTTGCTAATATGACT GTTGAGGAATGGCATGAACGGGTTCGTCACACCTTCACATCAGAATGTATTTCCGAAATCCTTGTTATCATAGGAGTTAAAAACCATAAAACTGCTGCAAATCAAGTGGAGACGTTTGCGCTCACAGAAGAAGAAGAAATG TGGTTCAAAACTTATTTTGATGTGGTACGGCCTTCATTAGTAAAAGAAGATAATCCCCAAGAAGCATTTTTTATATCAACATCgggaaataaaatatataaagttTCTAACGACCTTCGTCACTTTCATGTAAA GCATAGACTGCAAAATATTACAAGCCAGATGGTACGGAGGGCATGTGAAACTTGGATTTTATCTCAGTACTCTGATGTTCAGAAGAGTCTCTTTGCCAAATATCTGGGACATACCAACTTGACAGCAGATCGACATTATAGGGAAAAGACATTACATAACATATGTCTTGGCTCAAGACTGGTCACCCAGCTTGGATATAAGAGTGAAGGAGTGGACACACAAAAAAGTTCAGG GGAAGAACTTCAAGACCAATCATTGTCACATTGGCATCACTGTAAAAAAGAAAGGAAAGATCGACACTATAAGAAGAGAGTAAAGAATATAATCA GGGCATTCCCAGCACAGCGCCCATCAATTGTCAAGttaacaaagtacataaaaaaaaaaaatggaaatttaGTGTAA